One stretch of Zingiber officinale cultivar Zhangliang chromosome 6B, Zo_v1.1, whole genome shotgun sequence DNA includes these proteins:
- the LOC121989155 gene encoding TNF receptor-associated factor family protein DDB_G0272098-like — MFQQSSSRNSHNKESKVKRGIQITLLLVVAIWLLNQFSKNEYTETVHINFDPEEDIDFGRKVKAGSENVIIIDGQKSDFDETGGDQVEAFGQYNEEKNENESFSKEKEESQEDILNTSHTEINEQLNSKDESDYLRNNKDVIRGTTNDKDDVLELPGQTDSVSSMDQNEGKHAEDNSDHGNELVTLDRAKEDTIKEITSQEERLLSSKDQSDGRVNTEKVEKETINLNEEVNLETEGSSYASSEVDKESVDPHEDVKLEAEINSENNSEVESETVDIHGETKLETEGNGENNSEVEKELIDADAENKLETEGNSDSNSEVEKETIDTHGETKLETEGSSENNSEVGNETIETLGETKLETEGSSENNPEVANETIETLGETKLETDSSRGNGSEVEKETIGSQGEVELGTVGNSENSLDDTTDIANTHDGSISLPKEESEVSTDKESIDAVQFLDEHASDGVKNDAEEKEDSKSNEDALESKLDSISEDQNAGTESGKSSDNNENLENPSMKNNAEEEKVNSKSNQDAFESKGDITSEDQNAGNENGNSSNNNDNLENSAVEGGNFSTQKNTGDTIFEDTTEPKPKEETISEFGNDNASTGRNVNPESSSQGAKDTE, encoded by the coding sequence ATGTTTCAGCAATCAAGTAGTCGCAACTCGCATAATAAAGAGTCCAAAGTCAAGAGAGGAATACAGATAACTTTGCTTTTAGTTGTCGCTATATGGTTGCTCAATCAGTTTAGCAAGAATGAGTATACTGAAACTGTCCATATCAACTTTGATCCAGAAGAAGATATTGATTTTGGTCGCAAGGTGAAAGCAGGATCAGAGAATGTGATCATCATTGATGGTCAGAAAAGTGACTTTGATGAGACTGGTGGAGATCAAGTCGAGGCTTTTGGCCAGTATAATGAAGAGAAGAATGAAAATGAGTCTTTTAGTAAAGAAAAAGAGGAATCTCAAGAAGATATTTTAAATACTAGTCATACAGAAATCAATGAACAACTCAACAGTAAAGATGAGAGTGATTATTTGAGGAACAACAAAGATGTGATTAGAGGAACTACTAACGACAAAGACGATGTGTTAGAGCTGCCTGGTCAAACAGATAGTGTAAGCTCAATGGATCAAAATGAAGGGAAACATGCAGAAGATAATTCTGATCATGGAAATGAGTTGGTCACACTTGATAGAGCAAAAGAAGACACCATTAAAGAAATAACTTCTCAAGAAGAAAGACTTCTGAGCTCCAAGGATCAATCAGATGGCAGAGTGAACACTGAGAAAGTTGAAAAGGAGACCATCAATTTGAATGAAGAGGTTAACTTAGAGACAGAAGGTAGCAGTTATGCTAGTTCTGAAGTGGACAAGGAATCAGTTGATCCTCACGAAGATGTTAAATTGGAGGCAGAAATTAATAGTGAAAACAATTCTGAAGTTGAAAGTGAGACAGTTGATATTCATGGAGAGACCAAATTAGAGACAGAAGGTAATGGTGAAAATAATTCTGAAGTTGAAAAGGAGTTAATTGATGCTGATGCAGAGAACAAATTAGAGACAGAAGGTAATAGTGATAGTAATTCTGAAGTCGAGAAGGAAACAATTGATACTCATGGAGAGACCAAATTAGAGACAGAAGGTAGTAGTGAAAATAATTCTGAAGTTGGAAATGAGACAATTGAGACTCTTGGAGAGACCAAATTAGAGACAGAAGGTAGCAGTGAAAATAATCCTGAAGTTGCAAATGAGACAATTGAGACTCTCGGAGAGACCAAATTAGAGACAGATAGTAGTAGGGGAAATGGTTCTGAAGTTGAAAAGGAGACAATTGGTTCCCAGGGAGAGGTTGAATTAGGTACTGTAGGTAACAGTGAGAATAGTTTGGATGATACTACAGACATTGCAAACACACATGATGGAAGCATATCCCTTCCTAAAGAAGAAAGTGAAGTGTCAACAGACAAAGAATCTATTGACGCAGTACAATTCCTTGACGAGCATGCCTCTGATGGTGTCAAAAATGATGCTGAAGAAAAGGAAGATTCAAAGTCTAATGAGGATGCACTCGAATCAAAATTAGATAGTATCTCTGAGGATCAAAATGCTGGCACTGAAAGTGGAAAATCATCTGATAACAATGAGAACTTGGAAAATCCTTCTATGAAAAATAATGCTGAAGAAGAAAAGGTAAATTCAAAATCTAACCAGGATGCGTTTGAATCTAAAGGAGACATTACATCTGAGGATCAAAATGCTGGCAATGAAAATGGAAACTCTTCCAATAACAATGATAACTTGGAAAATTCTGCAGTTGAGGGAGGCAATTTTTCCACACAGAAAAACACTGGCGATACCATCTTCGAAGACACAACTGAACCAAAACCCAAAGAAGAAACTATCTCTGAGTTTGGTAATGACAATGCTTCTACTGGTAGGAATGTCAATCCAGAATCATCAAGCCAAGGTGCTAAAGATACAGAATAA